GGTGGAGTTGTTCCTGGGCTGAGGTTGTCGGGAGATCCCTTCTGGCGGGGACCCCGGGAAAACGTTAGATTCTGTGCTCTCAGGGGAGCCGGAACCTACAACGGATGTCTGCGTCCGCACCTTCATCGTCATCCGATCCGATCCGGTTCGCCGGGGTCGATGCACCGCCGCGCGTGCGCCGCCTGCTGGCGGCGCTGCACGCGCTGGCCGTGCAGACCCTGAGCACCCCGCTCAAGCTGACCATCGTGGAGCTGGAGCGCGAGCTGTTCCGCGATGCCGAACGCGCCCGCAACAGCCAGATCCAGGCCGACATCTACGCCCAGGCCCGGCGCCTGCACGACGTCAACGCGCAGTTTGCGCCGCGCTTCCTGGACGCCCTGGCCACGGCCCTGGCCAACCTGCGCGAACCGCGGGTGCGGCACGTGCCGGCCCCCAGCGCGCCGGTGGCGGCCACCACGCTGACCCTGGTCACCGACACTGATATCGACCGCGACATCGTGCTGGCCGACATCACCCGGCGCGAGGCGCAGCGCTCGGCCAGTGCGCTGCAGCTGCTCGGGCAGCGCTTCGGCGTGCTCGCTGCCGGCCCCGCGTTCGACGCCGAGGACCTGCCGTTCGGGCCCTACGTGCTGTGCCGGATCACCCGTGAGCTGGGCGAGGAATTCGCGCTGGGCCTGGAAACCCAGCTGGCGCTGTTCCGCGTGTTCGACCGCCAGCTGCTGGAACGCCTGGGCGAGCTGCTGGAACGCGCCAACGTGCTGCTGACCCATGAGGGCGTGCTGCCAGGGCTGGTCTACACCCCGTATCTGGCGCGCTCGGCCACCACGCGGCGGATCGTCACCGGCCCCGAGCGCGGCGCCGGCACCGCGCCGGCGCGCGAACCCGGCGGGGCGGGCGGACGCCCGCTCACCGGCTGGAGCGGCTCGGCCGCCAGCGGCAACTGGGCGGCGATGACCAGCGAGGTGATCGGCCAGATGGCGCCGCCGGCGCCGGCCGTGGCCGCTGCAGCGCCCGCGGATGTCGCCCCGGTGGACATGAACGCCCCGGCGTTGTCCGCCCTGCACCACCTGCTGGACGCCGCCCGGCATACCCAGGGCCCGGCGGGTCTCGGCCATGGCATTCCAGTAACGCCGGGCCAGCCCGGTACCGCCGCCGGCCCTGACACCGGTGGCGTGGAGGGAGCACAAGCCGCAACCGGGGCGTCGCCCCATCCGGAGGCCGCGGGGGCAGGTGATCGGCCGGAACCGGTCGCGATCTCGAGCGGCAACCTCCACGCCACATTGGCCAAGCTGCAGGCGCAGTCGGCCGGCGTGCGCCGCACCATGGCCGACCTGCACAACGCCCTGCTCGCCCAGATGCGCGCCGACCACGGCCCGCAGGCCGCGCTGACGGTCAAGGACACCGACACCTTCGACCTGCTGGACATGCTGTACGGGCAGATCCACCGCGAGGTCCGCCCCGACGCGGCCGCCGTGGACCTGCTCACCCGCCTGCAGGTGCCGGTGGCGCGCGCGGCACTGTCCGACCCGGCCTTCTTCGTGCGCGACCAGCACCCGGCCCGCGAGCTGCTCAACGCGGTGGCCGAAGCCGGCGCCAATTGGCTGGGCGAGGAGGATGTCGACCCGCAGCTGGTGCAGAAGCTGGACCGCGCCGTCGACAAGGTGGTCACCGACTACGAGGGTGATTCGGCGGTCTTCGAAGCGGCCAACGACGAGATCCAGCAGCACTTCCGGGCCCTGGCGCACAAGGCCGAGCTGGCCGAGCGCCGCCACGTGGAAGCGGCGCGCGGCAAGGAACGGCTGGAATCGGCCAAGCAGCAGGCCGGCGCCAGCATCGAACAGCTGTGCGCGCAGACCGCGCCGCCGCGGTTCGTGCAGTCGCTGCTGAAGCAGGCCTGGTCGGACGTGCTGACCCTGACCCTGCTGCGCAGCGGCGAAGGCTCCGAGCAATGGCAGGCGCGCGAGCAGGAAACCGCACGCATCGCCGAGGTCACCTGCCAACCACCCGGCAGCGCCGGGAGTGATACCCAGCTCGGCGAGCAGGTCGAAGCGGCACTGCTGCAGGTCGGCTACCACCAGGACGAAGCGGCGGCGATCGCGCGACGGCTGTCCACCCCGGGCGGTGAAGACGACAGCAGCTCACGCACCGAACTGACCGCGCGCATCCGTGCGCGCACCCGGCTGGGGGAGCAGGCCGAAGGCACCGAAGCCCGGCGCGAGGCGCCGCTGGCGCGCAGCCCTGCCGAGGAAGACTGTTACCGCCAGCTGCGCACGCTGCCGTTCGGCACCTGGTTCGAATTCACCACCAACCAGCAGGGCGACATGCGCCGCCAGCGGCTGTCCTGGTACAGCCTGATCACCGACAACGCGCTGTTCGTCAATCCGCGCGGGCAGAAGGTGGCCGAGCATTCGCTGGACAGCCTGGCCCGGCTGATGGTGCACGGGCAGGCGCGCCTGGTCAGCGAGGGCAAGAGCCGCCTGATCGACCGCGCCTGGCAGGCCACGCTGCGCACCCTGCGCTCGCTGGCCGGCACCCCGGCCACTGCAGAGACTGACGAATGAACGACGACACCCGCCGCGCGCCCCGCCGCCAGGTGGCCGAGCAGGTGCCGGTGACCGACACGATGGCCGAGGCGGTGATCGGCCGGCTGGGCAATGTGTCCGAAACCGGCATGCTGATGATCTGTTCGGTGCCATTGACGCCGGACGGCAACTACCAGTTCCGCTTCGCCATCCAGGGGCCGAACGGCCAACCGGTGCAGGTGGACGTGGGGGCGCACCTGCTGTGGATCGAACAGAGCAATGCGCCGGGCCAGTCCTGGGCGGGCTTCCGCTTCCTCACGCTGAGCCGCGAGCACCGCGACCAGCTGCGCGCCTGGATCGCCGAGGAATCTTCGGCGGTGTGAGTGCCGGTTCCGGCACAGCGCGCACGGGCTGATTGCGGCAGAATCAGGGGCTGCATTCCGCACTGCCCTGTGAGCTTCCGCGATGAACCAGCCCGACCTCGCCGCCCTGTATTCCCATCATGTCCGCGTGCTGTGCCAACGCGCCGACGAGGCGCTGGCGCGCGGCGGCTTCGACCACCTGGTGATTCCCAGCGGCACGCTGCACTACCAGGCCTTCGATGACCGCGATTACCCGTACGCGGTGAACCCGAACTTCAAGGCCTGGCTGCCGCTGACCAAGGTGCCCAACAGCTGGGTGGTGTACACCCCGGGCCAGCGCCCGAAGGTGATCTTCCACCAGCCGTTCGATTACTGGCACGTGGTGCCCGATGCGCCGAACGGCTGGTGGGTGGACCATTTCGACATCGAGATCATCCGCACGCCGGACCAGGCGCTGGCGCTGCTGCCACGCGATGCGGCGCGCTGCGCGATCCTGGGCGAGCCGCAGAGCGCGCTGGGCGCGTTCACCCCGAACAACCCCGAGCCGGTGATCCACTATCTGGACTGGCACCGGGCGTACAAGACGGCGTATGAAATCGCGCTGATGCGCCAGGCCCAGCAGCTGGGCGTGCGCGGCCACCGCGCGGCCGAGGCGGCGTTCCGCGCCGGTGCCAGCGAGTTCGAGATTCACATGGCTTACTGCCGCGCGGTCGGTCAGGATGCGAACGAACTGCCCTACGGCAACATCATCGGACTGAACGAACATGCTGCGGTGCTTCATTACACCGACCTGGGCCGCAGCGCGCCGCAGCCGCTGCGCAGCTTCCTGATCGACGCCGGCGCCAGCGCGTACGGCTACGCCAGCGATATCACGCGCACGTATGCGGCCGCTGGCCACGACGAGTTTCAGGCGATGATCGATGCGGTCGATGCCGCCCAGCAGAAAATGGGTGCCGGCGTGCGGGCGGGCGTGGATTACAAGCAGCTGCACATCGATGCGCATCTGTCGCTGATGGGCATCCTGAAGGACTTCGGGGTGCTGAAGGTCTCGCCGGAAGCGGCCCTGGCCACCGGCGTCAGCGCGGCCTTCTTCCCGCACGGCCTGGGCCACCTGATCGGCCTGCAGGTCCACGACGTGGCCGGCTTCGCGGCAAGCGACCGCGGCGGCCGCGTCGAGCGCCCGGAAGGCCACCCGTACCTGCGCCTGACCCGCGCATTGGAACCGGGCATGGTGGTCACCATCGAACCGGGCGTGTACTTCATCGACATGCTGCTGGACGAGGTGAAGCAGCGCGGCCACGGCGACAGCATTGACTGGGCTCGCGTGGACTTCTTCCGGCCTTACGGTGGCATCCGCATTGAAGACGAAGTGCTGTGCACCGACGGCGATGCGGACAACCTGACCCGGCCGGAGTTTGCCAAGGCGTAACGTTGATCGACGCTTGCCCATGCAGCCGGGCTGTTGCCCGGCTGCTTCATGCATTTTGGCGAACAGCCGGTGCGCATCGCGTGGCCTGAGCTGGGCCGGCGGGTGCGGGTTTGCGGGACACGCCGTGAACCCATCCATGGGGGCTTGTAGAAAACATCCATGTTTTCTACAGTCCCGCAAACCCGCCCCCGCCGACCCTCGACGGTGTGTTGGGGACCACGGGAAGATCAACGGCAGTGCCGATCGTTTTCATGCGTCAACGGACGAGGTGGTGTTCCGTGCCGTCGTTTGGGAACCGACGCTACCGCCCCCAGCTCCATTCGGCTTACCCGCCGCATAACCGGCCTCAACCCCATTCGCGCACCCGCCGCGTAGGGACACGCCATGCGTGGCTGCTTTTTGCATCCGCACGCGATCAACCATCAGGGGAGGCCGGCGGGCAGCCCCTGTAGGGACTGTCAAAAACATGGATGTTTTTGCCAAGCCCCCATGGGTGAAGGCGCACTGCTTGCGAGGCACTGCCTCGCGTGCGACTGAACGCACAGCCGCTGGCGGCTGGGCCGGGGCCCGGAGGGCGGTTTACGGCGTGTCCCGTAAGGGGCTGCCCGTCGGCCTCCCCGGCACGTAGCAACCGAAACGCTGCTCTAAGCGCAAACCCTGCAGTCAGCGACTAGAAGCCATCTCCGCTTCAATCTCATCAGCACTTCGCGCCAACCCAGCTGTCAGCACGTGATGCCCGCTGTCGGTGATCACTACGTCATCCTCGGTGCGAATGCCGATGCCGCGCCAGCGCGCTTCCACGCTGCGGTCGTCGGCGCTGATGTACAGGCCCGGCTCGATGGTGAACACCATGCCCGGTTCCAGCAGCCGCGAATCGCCCGCGAGGCGGTAGTCGCCCACGTCGTGCACGTCCAGGCCCAGCCAGTGCCCGGTCTTGTGCCGGTAGAAACGCTGGTAATGGCCGTCGGCGATGTTTTCTTCCAGCGTGCCGGTGAGCAGGCCCAGCCGCAGCAGGCCTTCGGTGAGCGTCTGTACCGCCGCCAGGTGGCCCGCCTCGTAGGGCACGCCCGGCTTGGCCTGCGCGAGTGCTGCCGCCTGCGCCGCACCGACCAGATCGTGCAGCGCGCGCTGTTCGGCCGTGAAGCGACCATTTACGGGGAACGTTCGCGTGATGTCGCTGGCGTAGCCGCGGTACTCGGCGCCCGCATCGATCAGCACCAGCTCGCCATCGCGACTGCGCGCGTTGTTGGCGCGGTAATGCAGGATGCAACCGTTGGCGCCGGTACCCACGATGCTGCCGTAGGCCGCCCACGCATCGTTGGCGCGGAACTCGCGCTCCAGGTCCGCCTGCAGCTCGTACTCGTGGATGCCCGGCCGCGCCGCGCGCATCGCCACCCGGTGCGCCTGCACCGTGATATCGGCCGCGCGCTGCATCAGGGCGATTTCCGCGCTCGACTTGAACAACCGCTGCTCGTGCAACAGGTGGCCCAGCTCCAGGAATTCATGCGGCGGCTGCGCGCCATGCCGCACCTGCGAACGCACCCGGTTGACCCAGCCGATCAGCTTCAGGTCGAACTCGGCGTCGCGCCCGAAGTGGTAGTACACCCGCGAGCGCCCTTCCAGCAGGCCCGGCAGGATGTCGTCCAGATCGTCGATCGGGTACGCATCGTCCATGCCGTACTGCGCCACCGCGCCTTCCTGACCGGCGCGTGCGCCGTCCCAGGCTTCGCGGTCGGCGTCGCGCTCGCGGCAGAACAGGATCACTTCGCCGTGGCGGCGGCCAGGAATCAGCACCAGCACCGCATCCGGCTCCGGGAAGCCGCTCAGGTACCAGAAGTCCGAATCCTGCCGGAACGGATAGTGCGTATCCAGGCTGCGCACCCGCTCCGACGCGGCCGGCAGCACCAGGATGGCATCATCGCCCGCCATTTCCATCAGCGCCTGGCGGCGCCCCGCGTATTCGGCCGCGGTGATGCCGGTCAACTCGCGGATATCCATCTCAGTTCAGGCGCTGCCGGTGGCGCACGGCCATCACGCAGTCACCGTGCAGGATCAGCACCGCCACGCGGATGAATTCTTCGATTTCGGCGAGCGCGTCCTCGTCGTCATCGTTGCCGCTTTCAAAATCCTCGCTCGAGGCCTGGGCCAGCTTGGCCAGGTCGTTGAGCGCCTCTTCGCCTTCTTCGGACAGGGTGGGACGCTGCTGGCCCGCACCCAGGCCGAAGCCGCCCAGGAACGCACGCGCCCAGGTGAACAGCGCATCGGCCTGCGCGGCGGTGTCATCGCTGTCGCTGAGCAGCAGCTCGAAGGCGAAATCCCGGTCCTCCAGCTGCGCCACGCTGGCGCCCAGCAGCCGGTCCAGCGCATCGCCTGCGGTCGGGGTCGGCAGGTTGTCGTCGGCCAGCACACGGGCCGGCCATTCGGGCACCGGCGCGCCGCCGGCCGCCAGCCAGCCGCACAGGCCTCCGTGGAGCTCCGCGGCAGTAGCGCCCAGGCCGGCCGCCTGGCTGGCCTGGTTTACGTCGTTGACACTCGGAAGTTCGGTCATCTTGGGGCTCGATCTGATGGGTCGGCGGCGCCGCCGGCAACCCTGGGTTGGCAGCGCCACAGTGTATCAATCCGCCCCTTGTCATTATTAGCTTGACCGCCTCCACCCGGCTTGCCTATCGTGCCGGACATGGAACCCGCCGATGCCATCGCCCAATTGCAGGCCTTTGCCGCCCGGGTGGAGGCGTTGCTGGACCGCAACCAGCGCCTGGCCGAGGAAAACCGCAGCCTGCGCCACCAGCAGGAACAGCTGGTCAACGAGCGCTCGCAGCTGCTGGCCAAGAACGAGCAGGCGCGCTCGCGGGTGGAAGCGATGATCACCCGGCTCAAAAGCCTGGAGCAGCACACATGAGCCAGACCGAACCGGTCAGTGTCCGCATCCTGGACCGCGAATACACCGTGGGCGTGGGCGCCGAAGAGCGCGAAAGCCTCACCGCCGCCGCGCGCCTGCTGGACGCCAAGATGCGCGAGATCCGCGGCAGCAACCGCATGGCCGCCGTGGACCGCGTCGCGGTGCTGGCCGCGCTGAACCTGGCGCATGAACTGCAGCAGCTGCGCGACGACCATGCGCGCCAAGGGGTCGCCCTGCAGCAGACGCTGGCCGATCTGAACAGGCGGCTGGACCGGGCCCTCGACGCGGGCTGAACTGCACGCGTTTTTCATTGTTCTGAATTGGCACGTAATTGGACCGACGAACGGGGTATCCGATCCGGTCCGGTTGGCTATAATGGCCATGCGTTCTCTGCTGTGAACGACGGCGTGTGCAAACATTCGCCTTGTCCCTTAATTACGACCACGGGTGCGCGACGTCGCCGGGAGTGCAGGTCCGCCTTGTAGCGGGAAGCCCAATGGAGGCCCAGCGTACCCACTTGAACCCCGGGTTCAAGGTCGTTTCGCACGCATCGTCACCGCGGAGAATGCAGTATTCCTGCAAGAGCGACGTTCCACTGGAACGTCGCTCTTGTTTTATCCGGCCCCAACGGACCCAGGCATGACCGACCCGCGCTCCGCACTGCGCCAGCAGCTGCGCCAACGCCGCCGAGACATTCCCGCCGCGCAGCGGCTGGCCGCTGCCGAACTGCTTGCCGATGCCCTGCTTGCATTGCCCTTCGCGCCCACCCACGGCTTCGTGGCAGGGTACTGGGCACTGGATGGCGAAATCGCGCTGCACCGCTGGCAGATGCGCCTGCCCGACACCGCCGTCTACTGCCTGCCCGTGCTGGCCGGCGACACGCTGCGCTTCGCGCCGTGGCGCCCGGGCCAGCCGCTGACCAGCAACC
This is a stretch of genomic DNA from Stenotrophomonas rhizophila. It encodes these proteins:
- a CDS encoding DUF1631 domain-containing protein, with amino-acid sequence MSASAPSSSSDPIRFAGVDAPPRVRRLLAALHALAVQTLSTPLKLTIVELERELFRDAERARNSQIQADIYAQARRLHDVNAQFAPRFLDALATALANLREPRVRHVPAPSAPVAATTLTLVTDTDIDRDIVLADITRREAQRSASALQLLGQRFGVLAAGPAFDAEDLPFGPYVLCRITRELGEEFALGLETQLALFRVFDRQLLERLGELLERANVLLTHEGVLPGLVYTPYLARSATTRRIVTGPERGAGTAPAREPGGAGGRPLTGWSGSAASGNWAAMTSEVIGQMAPPAPAVAAAAPADVAPVDMNAPALSALHHLLDAARHTQGPAGLGHGIPVTPGQPGTAAGPDTGGVEGAQAATGASPHPEAAGAGDRPEPVAISSGNLHATLAKLQAQSAGVRRTMADLHNALLAQMRADHGPQAALTVKDTDTFDLLDMLYGQIHREVRPDAAAVDLLTRLQVPVARAALSDPAFFVRDQHPARELLNAVAEAGANWLGEEDVDPQLVQKLDRAVDKVVTDYEGDSAVFEAANDEIQQHFRALAHKAELAERRHVEAARGKERLESAKQQAGASIEQLCAQTAPPRFVQSLLKQAWSDVLTLTLLRSGEGSEQWQAREQETARIAEVTCQPPGSAGSDTQLGEQVEAALLQVGYHQDEAAAIARRLSTPGGEDDSSSRTELTARIRARTRLGEQAEGTEARREAPLARSPAEEDCYRQLRTLPFGTWFEFTTNQQGDMRRQRLSWYSLITDNALFVNPRGQKVAEHSLDSLARLMVHGQARLVSEGKSRLIDRAWQATLRTLRSLAGTPATAETDE
- a CDS encoding PilZ domain-containing protein, which codes for MNDDTRRAPRRQVAEQVPVTDTMAEAVIGRLGNVSETGMLMICSVPLTPDGNYQFRFAIQGPNGQPVQVDVGAHLLWIEQSNAPGQSWAGFRFLTLSREHRDQLRAWIAEESSAV
- the pepQ gene encoding Xaa-Pro dipeptidase; protein product: MNQPDLAALYSHHVRVLCQRADEALARGGFDHLVIPSGTLHYQAFDDRDYPYAVNPNFKAWLPLTKVPNSWVVYTPGQRPKVIFHQPFDYWHVVPDAPNGWWVDHFDIEIIRTPDQALALLPRDAARCAILGEPQSALGAFTPNNPEPVIHYLDWHRAYKTAYEIALMRQAQQLGVRGHRAAEAAFRAGASEFEIHMAYCRAVGQDANELPYGNIIGLNEHAAVLHYTDLGRSAPQPLRSFLIDAGASAYGYASDITRTYAAAGHDEFQAMIDAVDAAQQKMGAGVRAGVDYKQLHIDAHLSLMGILKDFGVLKVSPEAALATGVSAAFFPHGLGHLIGLQVHDVAGFAASDRGGRVERPEGHPYLRLTRALEPGMVVTIEPGVYFIDMLLDEVKQRGHGDSIDWARVDFFRPYGGIRIEDEVLCTDGDADNLTRPEFAKA
- a CDS encoding aminopeptidase P N-terminal domain-containing protein, which translates into the protein MRELTGITAAEYAGRRQALMEMAGDDAILVLPAASERVRSLDTHYPFRQDSDFWYLSGFPEPDAVLVLIPGRRHGEVILFCRERDADREAWDGARAGQEGAVAQYGMDDAYPIDDLDDILPGLLEGRSRVYYHFGRDAEFDLKLIGWVNRVRSQVRHGAQPPHEFLELGHLLHEQRLFKSSAEIALMQRAADITVQAHRVAMRAARPGIHEYELQADLEREFRANDAWAAYGSIVGTGANGCILHYRANNARSRDGELVLIDAGAEYRGYASDITRTFPVNGRFTAEQRALHDLVGAAQAAALAQAKPGVPYEAGHLAAVQTLTEGLLRLGLLTGTLEENIADGHYQRFYRHKTGHWLGLDVHDVGDYRLAGDSRLLEPGMVFTIEPGLYISADDRSVEARWRGIGIRTEDDVVITDSGHHVLTAGLARSADEIEAEMASSR
- a CDS encoding UPF0149 family protein, producing MTELPSVNDVNQASQAAGLGATAAELHGGLCGWLAAGGAPVPEWPARVLADDNLPTPTAGDALDRLLGASVAQLEDRDFAFELLLSDSDDTAAQADALFTWARAFLGGFGLGAGQQRPTLSEEGEEALNDLAKLAQASSEDFESGNDDDEDALAEIEEFIRVAVLILHGDCVMAVRHRQRLN
- a CDS encoding TIGR02449 family protein, whose product is MEPADAIAQLQAFAARVEALLDRNQRLAEENRSLRHQQEQLVNERSQLLAKNEQARSRVEAMITRLKSLEQHT
- a CDS encoding cell division protein ZapA, which encodes MSQTEPVSVRILDREYTVGVGAEERESLTAAARLLDAKMREIRGSNRMAAVDRVAVLAALNLAHELQQLRDDHARQGVALQQTLADLNRRLDRALDAG
- a CDS encoding 5-formyltetrahydrofolate cyclo-ligase; this translates as MTDPRSALRQQLRQRRRDIPAAQRLAAAELLADALLALPFAPTHGFVAGYWALDGEIALHRWQMRLPDTAVYCLPVLAGDTLRFAPWRPGQPLTSNRFGIPEPDIAAGDTLAPDQMTLVVAPLVGFDAQCRRLGMGGGWYDRSFAFRNQRPAPPWLAGVGFSVQQVDELPVQPWDVGVDAICTDTTTYLPR